The segment GACATCGGCAAGAAGGGCTTGGCCCGTCTCGCCAAGATGGCGAAATAAGAGGTAACAAAATGGATTTGAAAGAAAATGCAAAGGTCGGTATCGTTGCGGGTAGCAAGTCCGACCAGGAAACTGTAGATAAAATCACCGCCGTGCTTGACAGCTTCGGCATCGTGTGGGAATACAACATCCTCTCTGCACACCGCACCCCGAACGCCACCGCGAAGTATGCTCGCGAAGCCGCCGGGCGAGGCCTCCAGGTCCTCATCGGTGTCGCTGGCCTCGCTGCAGCCCTCCCGGGCGTGCTCGCAGGGCACACCATCCTTCCCGTTATCGGTCTGCCCTGCGCCGGCGGCCCGCTCAACGGCGTCGATGCCCTGCACTCCATCGTGCAGATGCCCCCGGGAATCCCGGTGGCAACAGTCGGCATCGGCAACGGCAAGAATGCCGGTTACCTCGCCGCCCACATCGTCGCCATCGCAGATCCGGCTGTCCGTGAGAAGCTCGTCGCTTACCGCAAGAGCCTCGGGGATATCGAGGGCTAGTCTGCGTGATGTTTAGGAGGAACACCATGCCCGGTGCAAGGATTGTCGCGCTCGCGATGTTCCTTGCCGCATTCTGCTTCGCGGGCGAACCGAACCTGCCGGAGGTCAAGGCCCCGTGGATGAAGGGCGAACGCTTGACCTTCAGTCTCGGTTGGGGCCCGATTACCGCGGGTGAGGCTACGCTTGAAGTGAAACCCCTCCCGGAGGGCAAGACGGAGTTCCTCTCGTTCGCGCAGGGCAACAGCACCATCACGCGCATCTACCCCGTGTACGATACGGTCTATACCCGTGTGCGCAACAAGGGACTCATGACCGAGGTCTTCCGCAAGCAGCTGCACGAGGGCAAGTTTCACAATACTTCCGTCATCCGCTTCGACCGCAAGGGCGAGAAGGCCTGGCTTTCCGACACGGTGTTCACCGACATGAAGACCCGCAAGGTCAAACGCTCTGCCGATACCGCGGTC is part of the Fibrobacter sp. UWR2 genome and harbors:
- the purE gene encoding 5-(carboxyamino)imidazole ribonucleotide mutase: MDLKENAKVGIVAGSKSDQETVDKITAVLDSFGIVWEYNILSAHRTPNATAKYAREAAGRGLQVLIGVAGLAAALPGVLAGHTILPVIGLPCAGGPLNGVDALHSIVQMPPGIPVATVGIGNGKNAGYLAAHIVAIADPAVREKLVAYRKSLGDIEG
- a CDS encoding DUF3108 domain-containing protein; the encoded protein is MPGARIVALAMFLAAFCFAGEPNLPEVKAPWMKGERLTFSLGWGPITAGEATLEVKPLPEGKTEFLSFAQGNSTITRIYPVYDTVYTRVRNKGLMTEVFRKQLHEGKFHNTSVIRFDRKGEKAWLSDTVFTDMKTRKVKRSADTAVTIQGMEHSIMSAFYYVRTMPLTVGDTTRFSAVSGKKRYELKVLVHGRESLKTVIGNVNTVKVEPVLDGDGIFNSKGRIFIWLTDDDRRIPVLMQCEIALGSIKAKLTKAE